A section of the Pochonia chlamydosporia 170 chromosome 2, whole genome shotgun sequence genome encodes:
- a CDS encoding transesterase (LovD) (similar to Metarhizium acridum CQMa 102 XP_007808128.1): protein MNKLDDILRRYTVQGEDTKNKLLGAAFVVTDKQGRHLQLTHIPPKLIPPGTIYSGANGRLDLDTKSPIFTEKTFTWVASLTKLATTISILQLVEQGKLNLDADTRHLIPQLQNAQILREFDDNDNPVMENNNSPITMRQLLTHTSGFSYEFSDPVLLQWSRTQPNRHVSRIQWSRLEFTTPLRFAPGESWGYGVGLDWAGQVLEAITGKTLGQYMQENIFDPLGLSDTGFWPERIPHTASRTLQNVQRTKDMGLSEAYWPTPEKHEIESGGGGLFTTASDYAVFLRAFLTGKLVGEETMKEMRTSQLNEAQSQFFNMIAFHPMVHNTFAPEFQKGTKITHGLGGMVNIEDVPGKRKAGSIAWSGILNSRWWADPKTGIAGVLVVNVRPNGDPVVAKLYDELEYAVYGELLGEKALQSRI from the exons ATGAACAAGCTCGATGACATCCTAAGACGATACACCGTCCAAGGAGAGGACACAAAAAACAAACTCCTCGGAGCTGCATTCGTAGTCACCGACAAACAAGGTAGACACCTGCAACTCACTCACATTCCTCCAAAGCTAATCCCCCCAGGAACCATCTACAGCGGCGCAAATGGTCGTCTTGACCTGGACACCAAATCACCCATCTTCACAGAGAAGACATTCACATGGGTAGCATCACTCACAAAACTCgccaccaccatctccatcctgCAGCTCGTGGAGCAGGGCAAACTCAACCTCGACGCCGACACACGGCACCTCATCCCGCAGCTGCAAAATGCCCAAATCCTGCGTGAattcgacgacaacgacaaccCCGTCATGGAAAACAACAACAGCCCCATCACCATGAGGCAGCTCCTCACCCACACATCCGGCTTCAGCTACGAGTTCTCGGACCCCGTTCTGCTGCAGTGGTCGCGCACCCAGCCGAACCGGCACGTCTCGCGCATCCAGTGGTCCAGACTGGAATTCACTACGCCGTTGCGCTTCGCACCCGGCGAGAGCTGGGGATACGGCGTTGGCCTCGACTGGGCGGGCCAGGTTCTCGAGGCTATCACTGGTAAAACACTCGGGCAGTACATGCAGGAAAACATCTTTGATCCGCTGGGATTAAGTGATACGGGGTTCTGGCCGGAGAGAATTCCACACACGGCGTCTAGGACGCTGCAGAATGTGCAGAGGACAAAGGACATGGGGCTCTCGGAGGCGTACTGGCCAACCCCGGAGAAGCACGAgattgagtctggtggcggTGGGCTCTTCACAACGGCTAGTGACTATGCGGTGTTTTTGAGGGCCTTTCTGACGGGGAAATTGGTCGGCGAGGAGACGATGAAGGAGATGCGTACGTCGCAGTTGAATGAGGCGCAGAGCCAGTTCTTCAACATGATTGCGTTTCATCCCATGGTCCATAATACGTTTGCGCCAGAGTTCCAGAAGGGGACCAAGATTACCCACGGACTAGGGGGCATGGTGAATATCGAGGATGTGCCGGGGAAGAGAAAGGCGGGCAGTATTGCGTGGAGTGGGATTTTGAATAGTCGATGG TGGGCGGACCCGAAAACCGGCATTGCAGGCGTTCTTGTCGTCAATGTTCGTCCGAATGGTGATCCTGTGGTGGCTAAACTGTACGATGAGTTGGAATATGCGGTCTATGGGGAATTGTTGGGCGAAAAGGCTCTTCAAAGTCGCATTTAG
- a CDS encoding SET domain-containing protein (similar to Metarhizium robertsii ARSEF 23 XP_007821594.1): MAIQNSIATLVGWATSHGATLHPSIEVYQDAQTGLSFRVKPSAKSPVQPYEPIVQLPTSLTLSYFNAVSEQGTSSPNAFPNDFLAGAAPHVVGRLFLIKEYLKGDKSFWHPYIQALPQPGEASRADWALAPFWPNDEAELLEGTNVEVGIDKIRNDVKRDLKQARELLCLHGAGDADAEAFNKALTTELYQWAYCIFSSRSFRPSLVLSEKQQRLLPPGVGMDDFSVLLPLFDIGNHDMTTEIRWDLDNDQQHCSLKVGRTHKPGQQVFNNYSMKTNAELLLGYGFMLPATKELHNDYTHVRKRTTTAPQASEEYLISLRPLSHPSSILGRSKQSLTLDPSTKVLGSFKHVQPEMVWDIFCTLTTPEQRGVLIPVPEGAASEKYQRDRFFSGRVDGEARMFLQQTVAIIQHKVLQELERLSETDVEVVGGDEGDLTRNQRLALDYRGRCRKVLEGVLESMSGDEIFDDDYE; encoded by the coding sequence ATGGCAATCCAGAACAGCATAGCAACCCTGGTCGGTTGGGCCACATCCCACGGAGCCACGCTCCATCCCTCCATCGAGGTCTATCAAGATGCCCAAACCGGCCTGTCATTCCGCGTCAAACCATCCGCCAAGTCACCCGTGCAACCCTACGAGCCCATCGTGCAACTTCCCACTTCTCTCACCCTCTCCTACTTTAACGCCGTGTCCGAGCAAGGGACCAGCAGCCCCAACGCCTTCCCCAACGACTTCCTGGCCGGGGCCGCTCCCCATGTAGTCGGGCGCCTGTTCCTCATCAAGGAGTATCTCAAGGGCGACAAGTCCTTCTGGCACCCGTACATCCAGGCCCTCCCGCAACCAGGAGAAGCAAGTAGGGCAGATTGGGCACTGGCGCCGTTTTGGCCCAACGACGAAGCAGAGCTGCTGGAGGGGACGAATGTCGAAGTCGGCATCGACAAGATCAGAAACGATGTGAAGCGGGACTTGAAACAGGCTAGGGAGCTGCTGTGCCTCCACGGAGCCGGAGACGCGGACGCAGAGGCGTTCAACAAGGCGCTCACGACGGAGCTGTACCAGTGGGCGTACTGCATCTTTTCGAGCCGCAGCTTCAGACCGAGCCTGGTGCTGTcagagaagcagcagcgCCTGCTCCCCCCGGGCGTGGGCATGGACGACTTCTCCGtcctgctgccgctgttTGACATTGGGAACCACGACATGACGACCGAGATCCGCTGGGACCTGGACAACGACCAGCAACACTGTTCGCTAAAGGTCGGCAGGACGCACAAGCCGGGGCAGCAGGTCTTCAACAACTACAGCATGAAGACGAATGCCGAGCTCCTCCTGGGGTATGGCTTCATGCTCCCCGCCACAAAGGAGTTGCACAACGACTACACCCACGTTCGCAAGCGCACCACCACCGCGCCCCAAGCATCAGAGGAGTATCTCATATCCCTGCGGCCCTTGTCCCACCCCAGTTCCATCCTCGGCCGATCGAAGCAGTCCCTCACGCTGGACCCGTCCACCAAGGTCCTGGGATCGTTCAAGCACGTCCAGCCCGAAATGGTCTGGGACATCTTTTGCACGCTCACCACGCCCGAGCAGCGCGGTGTGCTTATCCCCGTGCCGGAGGGGGCCGCGTCGGAAAAGTACCAGCGGGATCGCTTCTTCTCCGGCAGAGTGGATGGCGAGGCGAGGATGTTTCTGCAGCAGACGGTGGCGATTATCCAGCATAAAGTGCTtcaggagctggagaggTTGAGCGAGACGGATGTGGAGGTTGTGGGGGGTGATGAGGGCGATTTGACGCGCAATCAGAGGTTGGCGCTGGATTATAGGGGGAGGTGTAGGAAGGTGCTTGAGGGGGTGTTGGAGTCGATGAGTGGGGATGAGATTTTTGATGATGATTATGAGTAA
- a CDS encoding CMGC/RCK/MAK protein kinase (similar to Coccidioides immitis RS XP_001245652.1): MTVAAELTHRASSQGQLALEDRFEVLKEIGDGSFGSVVLARVRTAGANVARRGSVVAIKSMKKTFDSLTPCLELREVVFLRTIPNHPHLVPALDIFLDPYSKKLHIAMEYMEGNLYQLMKARDHKCLDNASVKSVLFQIMRGLEHIHSHNFFHRDIKPENILVSTSSHQESSNSFRRYSALVTPPSTPPNYTVKLADFGLARETHSKLPYTTYVSTRWYRAPEVLLRAGEYSAPVDIWAVGAMAVEVATLKPLFPGGNEVDQVWRVCEIMGSPGNWYNKAGVRVGGGDWREGTRLASKLGFSFPKMAPHAMDTILQAPQWPASLSNFVTWCLMWDPKNRPTSSQALMHEYFHDAVDPTRPKSSASKMLGRKQSDLGRTVKESPSTSQITTKQSWFRKSLIGRSDAPESATTQTSSKDTVVPRPSPVSVAPTVEVPVAKARAPAAKRSTWTNGLSNAAPMPILPTIRPISPLSDAVTARANNGHSEVKGEKSKKLGRQLSVASSTNGYAEMHRQQAERALNGETGLASPPGGQKESFFSHLRKRARRFSGRHQTPVSPSYEDMEAQIGCGPWASNRSSMVVDQQGGPIPKAEVYESLDKALRDVQGNLDSRSALPASHQPTSNSKLKRHHSLPHQQPRSVDNLIGAARAGPISSRTRRAQAAHGVQQYEVPDEEDELLDEALTSARRAMRRMDGTSKPLRQSASNLGLASPHPYPSPSPSASGSQVLYGDGHEALTPKPLDLSKKSDNQYKWPTPPYEGSEWAASASASIWAAGNRF; the protein is encoded by the exons ATGACTGTCGCCGCCGAGTTGACCCATCGCGCCTCGTCCCAGGGCCAGCTGGCTCTGGAGGATCGGTTTGAAGTCCTCAAGGAAattggagatggaagctTCGGAAGCGTCGTTTTGGCGCGTGTCAGAACTGCTGGGGCCAATGTAGCTCGACGAGGTTCAGTG GTTGCAATCAAGTCCATGAAGAAGACATTTGATTCTCTCACTCCTTGTCTGGAGTTGCGCGAGGTGGTTTTTCTGAGAACCATCCCAAACCACCCACACCTTGTCCCAGCCCTGGACATTTTCCTGGACCCCTACAGCAAGAAGTTGCACATTGCCATGGAGTACATGGAGGGCAACTTGTATCAACTAATGAAGGCCAGAGACCACAAGTGTCTTGATAATGCTAGCGTCAAAAGTGTTTTGTTCCAGATCATGCGTGGACTGGAACACATTCATTCTcacaacttcttccaccGAGATATCAAACCGGAAAATATTCTTGTCTCAACGTCATCTCACCAGGAGTCATCAAATTCGTTCAGAAGATATTCAGCCCTTGTCACACCCCCGTCAACACCTCCCAACTACACCGTCAAGCTCGCCGATTTTGGCCTGGCCAGAGAAACTCACTCAAAACTTCCCTATACGACATATGTATCCACAAGATGGTACCGTGCACCCGAGGTCCTGCTACGCGCCGGAGAGTACTCAGCTCCCGTAGATATCTGGGCGGTTGGTGCAatggctgttgaagttgccaCCTTGAAACCGCTTTTCCCTGGTGGAAACGAGGTTGATCAGGTCTGGCGGGTTTGCGAGATCATGGGCAGCCCTGGGAACTGGTATAATAAAGCTGGTGTTCGAGTTGGTGGAGGCGACTGGCGAGAGGGGACCCGCCTTGCCAGCAAGCTGGGCTTCTCGTTCCCTAAGATGGCGCCGCATGCCATGGATACTATCCTTCAAGCTCCTCAGTGGCCTGCCTCACTCAGCAACTTCGTCACTTGGTGCTTGATGTGGGACCCCAAGAACCGACCTACGTCCTCGCAAGCCCTAATGCATGAATACTTTCACGATGCAGTTGATCCTACGAGACCCAAGTCGTCTGCCTCCAAGATGCTGGGCAGGAAGCAGTCTGACCTTGGCCGAACTGTCAAGGAATCTCCCAGCACCTCGcaaatcaccaccaaacaGTCTTGGTTTCGCAAGTCACTCATTGGCCGAAGTGACGCTCCTGAATCAGCAACGACCCAAACATCCAGCAAGGACACAGTCGTTCCTAGGCCGTCCCCAGTCTCTGTTGCGCCTACCGTTGAGGTTCCTGTTGCCAAGGCACGAGCCCCTGCTGCGAAGCGCAGCACTTGGACGAATGGGCTTTCCAACGCGGCCCCGATGCCCATTCTGCCCACTATTCGACCAATTTCGCCCCTCTCCGATGCCGTCACTGCCCGTGCCAATAATGGACACAGTGAGGTAAAGGGTGAGAAGTCCAAGAAACTTGGCCGCCAGCTCTCTGTTGCTTCTAGTACCAATGGCTACGCTGAGATGCATCGCCAGCAAGCTGAGCGGGCCCTCAACGGCGAAACGGGCCTCGCCTCGCCACCAGGCGGTCAAAAGgaaagcttcttctcacATCTCCGTAAGCGGGCGAGACGTTTCTCAGGAAGGCATCAGACACCTGTGTCGCCTTCATATGAAGACATGGAGGCTCAGATCGGCTGCGGCCCTTGGGCAAGCAATAGGTCGTCAATGGTTGTCGATCAGCAAGGAGGTCCCATCCCCAAGGCGGAGGTGTATGAGTCTCTGGATAAAGCTCTCCGGGACGTGCAGGGAAATTTGGACTCCCGATCTGCACTGCCCGCCAGTCACCAACCTACTTCCAACAGTAAACTCAAGAGACACCATTCTTTgccacatcaacagcctAGGTCCGTGGATAATCTGATCGGGGCTGCTCGTGCCGGGCCAATCTCGAGTCGCACGAGGCGAGCGCAAGCAGCTCATGGTGTACAACAGTACGAGGTTccagacgaggaggatgagctCCTCGATGAAGCGCTAACGTCTGCTCGACGGGCAATGCGACGCATGGACGGGACTTCCAAGCCTCTGAGGCAATCTGCCAGCAATCTCGGCCTAGCAAGCCCCCATCCGTATCCAAGCCCCTCGCCATCTGCAAGCGGCAGCCAGGTTCTCTATGGAGATGGCCATGAGGCGCTGACTCCCAAACCTCTGGACCTCAGCAAGAAGTCCGATAACCAGTACAAGTGGCCAACTCCCCCATACGAAGGAAGCGAATGGGCGGCGTCTGCTTCGGCCAGTATATGGGCTGCTGGCAACAGATTCTAA
- a CDS encoding Hsp70 family protein (similar to Leptosphaeria maculans JN3 XP_003836626.1) produces the protein MSLNLPLRNSPASRRNQDSRNYFTSYTPPSSTEAINGPVREQREPVPVSDRLIVGVDFGTTFSGVAAVYTSTPDDIEIIKTWPGGNGITSDKVPTEIAYDFPANSPPGAEPTSKWGFQFRPEESRLRCIKLFLDRSQKLPFYVSPLDTAAQLKRFNKNVVDAVSDYLTQIYKHTMDTLTRRYGESFMASTKVEFVLTCPAVWSDAAKNTTLLAAERAGMGSRSEIQMISEPEAAAVYTLKAIQPNHLNIGDNFIVCDAGGGTVDLIAYKIMSLKPLRVEESAVGTGGLCGSAFLNYRFEEHVRNRLGQARFDEMKTKKGKSWQMGLKYFEEFVKRNFNEDEYQEINVPFPGLPDDEEAGLDSGFLVMSAEQVKDIFEPVVKEVCDLVQGQVEGLRAKGGIVSGIVLVGGFGQSDYLYRRLKAHFTSAAPPPYSERPTHATASATQENGSIEVMQPVYAWTAVVRGAVLRGLEGNMVISRKSRMHYGTSYATVYDEEKHSVSERYWSPLWERWMVSDRMQWHIAKGEALSPLSPIAFHYTRNFRPGQSLIVTDDLIACDADEPPAAYTRDLIHVCTLTTDLNAVPRSLFTRLTTTRGVEFDNLDFTLEMIVDSAGLGFELKVDGVRYGRVEAEFH, from the exons atgagCCTCAACTTGCCCTTGCGGAATTCACCTGCCAGTAGGCGGAATCAGGACAGTCGGAATTATTTTACTAGTTATACGCCGCCGAGCTCGACTGAGGCGATTAATGGGCCGGTGAGGGAGCAGCGTGAGCCGGTGCCAGTTAGTGACCGGCTGATTGTTGGTGTGGACTTTGGAACAACCTTTTCTGG AGTTGCCGCCGTATACACGTCTACCCCTGACGACATCGAAATCATCAAGACATGGCCaggtggcaatggcatcacCTCCGACAAGGTGCCGACAGAAATTGCCTATGACTTTCCTGCCAATTCCCCCCCAGGAGCAgaaccaacatcaaaatgggGGTTCCAATTCCGCCCCGAGGAATCCCGCCTGAGGTGCATCAAGCTGTTCCTTGATAGGTCCCAAAAGCTACCATTCTACGTCAGCCCCCTGGACACCGCGGCGCAATTAAAACGGTTCAACAAGAatgtcgttgatgccgtgaGCGACTATTTAACGCAGATTTACAAGCACACCATGGATACACTGACTCGGCGGTATGGCGAGTCCTTCATGGCGTCCACCAAGGTCGAGTTTGTTCTTACTTGCCCGGCCGTTTGGAGTGATGCCGCCAAAAACACGACCTTGTTGGCTGCAGAGCGGGCTGGCATGGGTAGCCGTTCTGAGATTCAGATGATTAGCGAACCCGAAGCAGCTGCTGTGTATACGTTGAAGGCTATACAACCAAATCACCTCAACATTGGAGATAACTTTATCGTCTGTGATGCAGGTGGTGGTACTGTTGA TCTGATTGCATACAAAATCATGTCATTGAAGCCTCTACGGGTGGAAGAATCCGCTGTGGGCACCGGTGGTCTCTGTGGAAGCGCGTTTCTCAACTACAGATTTGAAGAACACGTTCGGAATCGACTGGGACAGGCACGatttgatgagatgaagacgaaaaaaggaaagagttGGCAAATGGGGTTAAAGTACTTTGAAGAGTTTGTGAAGCGCAACTTTAACGAAGACGAGTACCAAGAAATTAACGTTCC CTTCCCTGGTTTGCcagacgatgaagaagctggtcTCGACTCTGGCTTCTTGGTCATGAGCGCCGAGCAAGTCAAAGACATCTTTGAACCAGTGGTAAAGGAGGTATGTGACCTGGTCCAGGGTCAAGTTGAAGGACTGCGTGCCAAGGGCGGCATCGTGTCTGGAATTGTACTTGTCGGTGGTTTCGGCCAGAGCGATTACCTCTACCGACGACTAAAGGCGCACTTTACGAGCGCCGCACCTCCTCCGTACAGCGAACGACCGACTCACGCTACCGCCAGCGCGACGCAAGAGAATGGCTCGATAGAAGTCATGCAGCCTGTATATGCTTGGACGGCTGTTGTTCGTGGAGCAGTTCTAAGAGGCTTGGAAGGAAACATGGTCATTTCGCGAAAGTCCAGAATGCACTACGGCACATCCTATGCAACGGTATatgatgaggagaagcaCTCTGTCAGTGAACGATATTGGTCGCCGCTGTGGGAACGGTGGATGGTCTCGGATCGGATGCAGTGGCACATTGCCAAG GGCGAGGCTCTGTCACCTTTATCCCCAATTGCATTCCACTATACTCGAAACTTCCGGCCGGGTCAGTCCCTCATTGTGACGGACGACTTGATAGCCTGCGATGCCGATGAGCCTCCAGCCGCTTATACACGAGACTTGATACATGTTTGCACTCTAACGACGGACTTGAATGCCGTGCCGCGGAGTCTTTTTACCCGTTTGACAACGACTAGGGGCGTTGAGTTTGACAATCTCGACTTTACGCTTGAAATGATTGTGGATAGTGCAGGTTTAGGATTCGAGTTGAAGGTTGATGGGGTGCGGTATGGACGGGTGGAAGCTGAATTTCATTAA
- a CDS encoding NmrA-like family protein (similar to Aspergillus flavus NRRL3357 XP_002383224.1) — MTYKNITLIGASGSIGSIILSGLIQASDFTISVVSRTESRATFPPGVTVHKTDFSDTHLHSILQGQDVVISALGATGFNEQKKLVDAAITAGVKLFIPSEFSASSQTEAVLELLPLFREKYDLIAYLRTREGSISWTGIATSGLFDWGLRNGFLEFDTPTRTATIWDDGNKSFTLTNEKALSDAVVSVLRNPDVVKNEYIYIYSVQTTQNEILRSLESATGTAWTVKRTTTEEQVREGRRRLAEGDFGGAFALVRGTVFGGLEGLRSDYVRDWGVANGRIGVGVLGDDVDGTVGRVVGV, encoded by the exons ATGACCTACAAAAACATCACACTCATCGGC GCGAGCGGGAGCATCGGGTCCATCATCCTCAGCGGCCTCATCCAAGCCTCCGACTTTACCATCAGCGTGGTATCCCGCACAGAGAGCCGGGCCACATTCCCACCTGGAGTCACCGTCCACAAAACAGATTTCTCGGACACACACCTACACAGCATcctccaaggccaagatgttgTGATTTCAGCCCTTGGGGCCACAGGCTTCAACGAGCAGAAGAAACTTGTTGACGCGGCTATCACAGCAGGTGTGAAGCTGTTTATCCCGTCTGAATTCTCGGCAAGTAGCCAGACAGAAGCTGTGTTGGAGCTTCTCCCGCTATTTCGTGAGAAGTACGACCTGATTGCGTATTTGAGGACCAGGGAGGGCAGTATATCGTGGACGGGGATTGCTACGAGCGGGTTATTCGACTGG GGCTTACGCAATGGGTTCCTGGAATTTGATACCCCAACCCGCACAGCAACCATCTGGGACGACGGAAACAAGTCCTTTACACTTACGAATGAAAAGGCGCTGAGTGATGCAGTCGTCTCGGTTTTGCGAAACCCAGACGTAGTCAAGAATGAGTACATTTACATATACTCCGTGCAGACTACGCAGAATGAGATTCTACGGTCCTTGGAGTCTGCGACCGGCACGGCGTGGACGGTTAAGAGGACTACGACGGAGGAGCAGGTTCGtgaggggaggaggaggttggcgGAGGGGGATTTTGGGGGTGCGTTTGCGTTGGTGCGTGGTACGGTGTTTGGGGGTCTGGAGGGCTTGAGGTCGGATTATGTGAGGGATTGGGGGGTTGCGAATGGGAGGATTGGGGTTGGGGTTttgggtgatgatgttgatgggacGGTTGGGAGGGTGGTGGGAgtatga